One Nocardia sp. BMG111209 DNA segment encodes these proteins:
- a CDS encoding TetR/AcrR family transcriptional regulator — MNHMTESMPFVGRSAKQQLILTAERLYARHGLDGVPLRQIGSEAGMANKSAVQYHFGSKQGLIDAILVNRVEDLTRRRSLLEARLPPEDLRRVVEAHQLPLMELGEDEDCYYLPFLEQLVREMHPLDTLPETHRESERAYYARVGALITDVPQPLRDIRIHQASGTCLHVCADRHRMRTLGMRITPFALHVSQLLDTLVAQLSAPPSAETLATLRSAPADRPTLRALP, encoded by the coding sequence ATGAACCACATGACCGAGTCGATGCCCTTCGTCGGCCGTTCCGCGAAGCAGCAGCTGATCCTCACCGCGGAACGGCTCTACGCCCGGCACGGCCTCGACGGCGTGCCGTTGCGGCAGATCGGCAGCGAGGCCGGGATGGCCAACAAATCGGCCGTGCAGTACCACTTCGGCTCCAAACAGGGCCTCATCGACGCCATCCTGGTCAACCGCGTCGAGGACCTGACCCGCCGCCGCTCCCTGCTCGAAGCCCGGCTGCCCCCGGAGGATCTGCGTCGCGTCGTCGAGGCGCACCAACTGCCGCTGATGGAGCTCGGCGAGGACGAGGACTGCTACTACCTGCCCTTCCTCGAACAACTCGTGCGCGAGATGCACCCGCTCGACACGCTGCCGGAGACCCACCGCGAATCCGAGCGCGCCTACTACGCCCGGGTCGGCGCCCTCATCACCGACGTGCCACAACCGTTGCGCGACATCAGGATTCACCAGGCCTCGGGGACCTGTCTGCACGTGTGCGCGGACCGCCACCGGATGCGGACGCTCGGTATGCGCATCACCCCGTTCGCGTTGCACGTGAGTCAGTTGCTCGACACCCTGGTCGCCCAGCTGTCCGCTCCCCCGTCGGCGGAAACACTCGCCACGCTGCGCTCCGCACCCGCCGACCGGCCCACCCTGCGCGCCCTGCCGTGA